Part of the Oryzias melastigma strain HK-1 unplaced genomic scaffold, ASM292280v2 sc00216, whole genome shotgun sequence genome, caggtccgACTTACTGCCAGCTATGCAAACCAAGCTCCTGTGTAGCGACTGAACACTAAGGAAATGGACAACCCagaaaaaactcagaaacaggCAGTTTTTTGCTGAAGATTTATTGTGGCTCTAGATGGTGGCCGTAGTGTCTTTATATTCCTGAAGGGGGCAGTGGAGAAAGGCATGAAGTAGGAAGCAGGAAGTGGGCTTGACTTGTAGTTCCAGGAGCTGTTTGTAGTCCAAACAGGACCACCCAGAAGAGAAGCACACAGGATAGCAGAATGTGACGAGCCTGAGTAGACTTGGAAACTCTTGACAACATTGAGAGGATCAGCAATTTGGAGCATGAGCAGGAGCTTGGTCGAGGACGGAAACTGGTCGGAAACGAGGAGACTCACGAAACTTGATAGCCAAAGTTACGAGGACGAGGCAGAGACGTGGTTGGGGACGTAGCTGGGTCGGAACTATGAATGTGAAGACACATGAAGCATGCTGGAACGAAAATGCTGGCTACTACGAACTGGCAATGAGGAACAGAGAGAGAGGAGTATATAAGCTGCTCAGCACAGGTGAGTAGAATTAGCCTGATGGAAATTACAGATGGCAGCTGCAAATGACATCCTGCTCCGGTCATGCAGAGActggacagccctgagtaaggctccccggaccccatactcccagagcaccctccacaggacaccacggggaacgcggtctaACGCCTTCTCCAagtccacaaaacacatatggactggatgagcagGCATGTCAGCAGGACTGAGGAGATCCTCAATTGATGGTGATGGAAGTATTCCTTCCATCCTTCAACTATGTCCCCATCTGAAGTCAGCAGATCCCAaaccaaaatattaatttgagtcacaaaaataaacagacatTATTCTCTAATCCAGAGAGCAACATTTATCATGGAGACCAGCGGCTGTTTATTAAAGATATGCCACCAATTTACAACTATAAATGCGTTATACTAGTTTATCAAAAGTTAAATTCATGATTCAGTGATTAATTTAATCCTTTGCATCATTCATCATCATCAAGAGTTGAATTTTTAACTACAAATACTCAGTGGCactaaagcaataaaaaatatgtttccttTACTAAAAACAGTGTTCaattaatacataaattaacttttataaATAGCCGTGTTCCTATAAATAACCACGTTCAATGACTGCAATAAATATAGAgactaaacaaacatttatgctGATGTGGCAGCTAATCACACTTAACAGTAGATCACTACAAATGTGCCCTGCACTACTGTTAAATCTTACTGGCTGCCTCGtgattttgatgctttttttaatgagttcttCTTTACTGATTATAAGTTGCTGATCTGTTGAAAAGCTCTGTCTGATCTTGCATTACAGTTGTGCCACATCCAAATCTGCTCCGTTGTGCAAAGCTAGAAACCTTAATTGGTGCCCCGCCCACCACTGACCTGCTTTtccatttctcctttttttctatttttatggacttaaattaattatttctcgtcttttgttgtttttttgcaatatatttttacatacaatttttatttcccttttatgtttttttctagtattattttgattaaaatctcTAGCAGTCATTGAAACATGAATTTTACATAGTTTGACTAAACATTGACAAAGAAACTTGTAACCTAAGTATTTCAAAGCCAAACAGAGGCAATCGGCAGAGTATTTACCAGTCTActacaaatatatttacttCCATATCAGCCTTTAACTCATTCAAACAAGGGATTAATAAGCTAATGAAACACTGCAAAGAAGTCTTGTCTTGGACAATAAAGGTGGACTAATCTGAAAAGACGCCTTGCATGCATGACTGTGAATGAtagttttagcatttatttatcaACCAAAGAGTCCAGGGTTTGATTTATAGTTGAGGGTCTCTTCTTTACATTTGAATCATGAAATTTCACAAAGAAAGGTAAATGTCCTCAAAAAGACAGTTTCTGTATGTAGTTAAGAactactgaaaaatattttaacacatCTTCTAAATGTCCCTGAAGGTGAAGGAGTTCCACAGTGACTCGAAGTTCATCAAGGTTCCATCTCAGTGTGTCTTCTACAAAGACCAGACCTACAGCTGTCACAGTGACCCAGAAGGATTTGTAATTCAACCTTCAGTTAGTACCTGACTTTCgctatttttggacaaaatgtcagcattatggtaaaaaaaatgttttgcaactatgttttcttttattttagaaagctGAAGTTTCAGCAAACTATGGACCAAACTACGACACCCTGTTTAAAATGCGTTTGCCATCGAGTACAGAGGAAGTGACTATTATCATCAAGGATGAACAAGGTCAAGACATATGGAAGTACACACTCCACAAATCAGGTAAGGAAGATAAAGTTTCTTCTCATTACCACTGACTCTACAGCAGGACTCAATCTGAATACAACAGTTCAGTTAGATTAATAGTGAATGAAAGATTAGATGTTTTCTCTAAAAGAAGGCTTGTTGAATTCAGTTCAGTCTGTCTAGTTTGCCACcatcattttttctgttgaattATTTAATGGGTTCCATTCTGCATTAGGGAAAGGAGGGACCAaggcagcagtttaaaaaaataacaatctaTAGTCAATTTGGAAAAAGAAGCAAACTATGGgaccaatgttccctctaattttttgtgcgtctgagcaaacacagaaactcactgcGCGCTCCTTTGACCGCAGTGAGCAACAATGAGGGTTCACTCTGTATTCACGTCTATATTTCAAAACAGatcagatcattactgacagaagaaaccagatcagctcaTCAAAACCTTGGTCTTCCTCTACCATCAACTCACCAGTGGTGCttttgcaataataaaaaagaagcttcTGAGGAGGGCATTGAGACCTGAAAATTAATccatttatgctgtttttattttttcatttttttccctggaaaatgttgttttattcttaaagtttgtttaaattaattcacAAATATTGGATTAATGTGTGCAGGAAGTACTCAAGTTCATTTTTGGTTTCACAGTTATATTCATGATAAATGACAGCACAACAACGTTGCCTAtgtgtagtagtagtagtatttttatttcattttcaaaccacACAAAAGGAGTTTTACGATAATCttggtttttgaaaaaatgaaaatgaaaagggacagaaagaagaaaaacttattgTCTCTGCTCCATTTAACCAAGTCAGTAAATAATTTCAGTCAACAACAAAATTAAGCAACAGAATAGACAAGtagtaaaagaaacaaagaaacaaacaccaaaaatagtagggaaaaaaaataataatattaataaatcagaaaaaaaagaaatacaataaccaaataaagtaaatacctcataaaccctttttttccttccctTCTTCCCTCCTTCCcttctttttccttcctttccCCTTAAGCccgttttttcatagtttttttaaatgttataattgaatgagattctttttttgatttttctagAGTATTCCATAATCTAATACCCTGCACcgaaatctttttttcttcattttggttctaaatttattggttttaaaaatgtcatgccCTTTTACGTTATAattgctctttcttttttcaaacttattttgTATGTTATGTGGTAAACTTCTGTGATGTGCTCTGTACATAAGTTTTAATATGGAATGATTTACtaagtctttaaattttaatagttttatatGACTATGATGCTATATTTTCCTAGTGGATATGTCAAAATCGAAAGAtttggaatatgagaatgttaagtttatttaataattaacatttttagctgctttcccaaaaaatatatattaaaaaatagcaacttttgtcacaacttttcagaaaaactgCATCAACATCAGGCGTTTGTTTTAGGCATCTGCTGTGAAATTCTGGAAAGTCTGATTATAACATTTCAAAATGGAGTACCAGGggtcaaactaataaaaataataattattattgttataatagattttatttattaggtGCCTTTCTGGGCACTCAATGTTacctttcaacaaaaaaatcagcaggAAACACTTAGCTAAAACAATAACAGGggtataatacatttaaaatacactGAACATGGTTTACAATGAGTAAGCAAATTTTAATAGGCGGGTTTTGAGTAGTGAAAGTTAAGGCGTTAACGCATGTGTTTAATAGACCAGCATCAACCCCTTAATACTTAATGAAGGCAAATGATGGAAACACCAAATATTGATTTAGATTTCTCTTTTGTTCTTTCACAGCATTTTAATTGGTTTCtagaaataaactatttaaatcttattttccTAAACTATCCTTTGTTTCCATCATCTTTGCATTACTACCCTCATTTTGGGATGAACTgttatagttttttgtttttacagagatGAAAGACCATGAACAGCAGAACAGCTCACTCCACACAGAGAAACTTCGACGGAAGAGACTAGCGTTCATTGAAAAAGTGTCACATCCAACTTTGAACACGCTGCTGCTCAAAATGTGTCAGTGTGGAGTCATCACTTCATCTGAGGAGGAGAACATTAGAGCAGAAAACCACAGATCAGAGAGAGCCAGACTACTGTGGGACACTGTGACCAACAAGGGAGCAAGTTCCATTCTAATAGAAAAACTCAAAGACGAGGATGAGTTCTGCTTCGAGTACTTGATGTTAAACATCAATCAATGAAATGTCATTAGTTGATAGGACTTTGATAACTTGtatctgctttttatttgtaCAACTTGTTGATGCTCTGATTTCAAGTTGAaggaataaaatctgttttaaaacaataataaggGGGGAAATATTTACACAGTTGTTGGAGTCTGCTTTTGAAACATAATCTTGCTTAACAGAGGGGTTACAGAACTGCACCAGAAAAACTGGATGTGACCCAGCCTTATGGCAGAGACAGCAGATGTAATCTCATTTTAGGATTACACTctacaaaattaaaacactgattgaacacaaacatgtatGTAACAGTTTCCTCTAGAATTAAGTTGAGACAACTGCTGGCAGAATTAAATTGGTTCAAAGCAATATTTTGAGTATAGTGAAGTCACTTTTATgccacaataaaacacatttcaaagtaGCATGAACTCAATAATTGACATCATTTTTAGAAGTATTTAAGTTGAAATTTTTAGTATGGTGAATTAGTTTTTATGTTCTAAGCATGTCCATTCAGCTCAAGGCATAGATTCCAGCACACCTCAAAGGTAAATTTCATGTGTTTAGGATTAGAACAAAGATTACTCTCATCAGCAAGGTACAGGATCTGGTGACATCATTCCCCTGCAGGATCTTGGTTCCCTTGACTGTGATGGTTGCACGCCCTTCACCAGTGATGGCAATTTTTGTCACTTGGTTTGTGAGGTCTGCGTCAAGCTCCTCCACATCTTTTTaagagaaattaaaatattgttagAATGTGTAAAATACATAGCTTGAGCTCTTCAAGATGACACATGTAAAGGAATGCAGAGTTACAATGAAGAATAACTCCTAGCCTACTCCAGCCTGGAGGgtggtttagagaaaaaagaacatgCCAACAGAAGTAACATCATAAAAACAAccaggtctaaatagtaaactagaatgggcggggcctgtctacacacacactctgtagttacaaacacacctgttggttgagataatctccacatttaaactagtcagaataaacacaatataactgcagctcacacacttaatcataCAAATCAACACAATCgacctttcattctgtcacacaaactattagttcaaaggtgagctgacacctgtgctcaggtgagtgtttatgttttattgttgtggatgatgatggaatgtacaaagggAGAGAGCACCCGGCcatccccacaccaagaccccccaccggggcagcagctgcagcagcccgGACCCCCAACACCCGGcatggagccgcggagagaaaccgcccgccgggcaatcctgCCAAGCACCTATACCAGGGCACACGGggccgccgcagaggccccccacacccaagagcaggaaggcacaggaacacagagagtacaggccccagcccagccagaaaagcagcccccccaccccgccaggAGGGCCAACGTGAGGCCCTATCCCCagagagccccccaaccccagaGGAGGAGCCCACCACCACcagtgacgccatattggaaaggtCAGTAAACAATGAGACACGACTTAGCAgagacagtaaaatgaccagaaaatgattcattttggtctgattataaaaagataaaactctGATCAACACTAAAATAACACCCAGGCCGtggtgttgatgtttttttaacaaagttcaAAAGATGAACGACTTTTCACAGTGAAAGTCCTTTTTCAAACTCCAGAGACTCACAGTGAGACACCTGCTGGATATTCTTTGTAACTGCATCTGCAGCTTCTAGAAagttctttgtttctgttttcatcttttgaaagtgttttttattctcaTGAAGCCTAAAGAAATGTCCTCAGAATAATGGAAACAGTATTTCTGCAGCAAGAAACTGTTCTgaaagattttcttcttttgtgcaGAGAAATCTCTCATTTGATGAGACGGAGGAACGTGAGCAAAGTTTTCTGGAAAAGATCAACATTTCATTGAAACATGTTGGAACTTTGTCCATGAGGCCACATGGTCTGTAAGAAGCCACAGAGCTGACAGaagtctggttctgatccatcaGATCTCACTAGCAACATCAGAAGCAGTTTCCATGTTTGTGAGGATCTTGTGAAGAACAGCTCAGTTCCAGATCACATCatgatgtttgatgttttcctcATTCCAGGAAATCATCTCTGTCTCCTGAGTCAGCActttcacttctttttctttagactTGACATCAATCATTTAGGATTTATTGATCAATAGGATTTATGGACAGAAAATCTAAAGCAAATGTATTGATCATCCagtaagtcttttatttttaaattctaggATCGTCACGGTGGATTTCTAGATCTGCATGAACTCATCCTGAATCCAAAAGAATCAAAGCCACTTCCTTCACTCTTCAGCAGCATGAAGATCCAGGTTTCATCCAAGCTTCCTGTGGTGGAGTGGTCGTCACTGTTTCCCATCATTCCCTCTGTCAGCAGAGAACAATGGTCTTCCTTCAGTAATGAGTGGAGGTAGAAGGATCTTTCATTCTTCAGCAGGACCAGGACCCACATCCAGCCCATCAGCAGCAGAACATCAGTGACATCAGAGTCTGATCTGCATCAGATCATCATTTAAGGACAACCTCCACGTTTTGACTCTCATGGATTTCTCTGTTTCTTCTCATCAACTGGATTGTCAAAGATtttcatttgatgttttaaatattgaagaaaaatctTTACAGGTTGAAAAAGATGAGACTAATAAAGTGATTGGAAAGAGCCTgtctgctgcaggagctgtACTGTACAGGTGCATTATGGGTAATCATGTTCTGTTCTGTTAGCTGGGTGCTGCTGCTTTAATGTGGATATGGGTGAGAGGGTGACCGAATactcttcctctttttccaatccatcatcatccacctcagtagaacataaacactcacctgggctcaggtgtcagctcacctttacACAAACAGTTGCAAAGTGTGTTGGTTTCTGTGAATAAGTGTGTGCTGTGGTTGCATTGTgtacatgttgacatgtttgtatgcagtttgtttgtaaaataagAGTATGTGGACAAGCCCTCACTCCTTTAGACTAACATTGAAACCTGATAGTGATGAGGATGAACCTCCAGCAGCTTGTTGCTTCTACCAGCAGAGCTGTTCTGAAGTTCACTGCTGCACTCAGACTGAAgagaaaagcacagagaagcaGTTTGTTGACTTCAGTCTCCTTCACCCCTCCTGATGGAGCTCTGTGATCTGACCTCAGTCCTGAgttcagcagtcagaactggacttgaggagtccagctttggagcctgcagagaaccaacaaacagcagaaagccacactgtgggaaagactccacacttctgactgatgttcacgtccactttattcttcacaggaaagattgaaacagaacaatgactaaaaagaacagagaaacacttctaatctctgatacaaaacaggaatcacaaacACCAGTTACGCCGGGGTCACACTGAATGCTGAAGAGCGCGGAATGGagtccgcttccattcggcgcccatgttaacctatggcatCGGTCAGACAAGGCGCggagcggcgcggagggtccgcgcaGTGCAGCGGAACATTTcggcatctggtctattttttccgCAAGCgttccgcgtcaatactggcaagaagttgcatcaaaatacatgagaaaatccagtttattttcaaaatagaaccaatttttcacaataaagcaCCACGagtgacaaatgtgatcatgtttttgtgtctaaacagactgtagagatgaaaatatgcatacaatcaaagcacacagacacgcgtgcgcaAGAGCCCCCAGCCTgcacaccacagatctccggagcgggtgtgctgggctgcagggttctgggaggaaaaaaagcggGGCAGACGGGGCCCCCTaatgcagtgggggcacactggagcggggcatggggctgcgtttgtacgagagaggcagaggagcggttcttcttggaagaaacatttggtaatatttttagtttattattttaccgacggaaacacgtgggagcgcgtgcgtgcacacagacacacaacaaaacagacagacacgcacacgcgcgcacaaacagatcaatgaagtgggccgactgcagagttggggggcggggtctgtgtcaactggggcagagaccatccccttttagcagaaacacggggtgatatcttggttattgaccatgatggcaaaaaaaagcaatagctctagccgaagcgcctgtcgaccgtcgtgggaaaaaaaatcgtGTCTGGTGTGACCTAGCGCACTCCGCGCCGCTTCCACATCCAGTGTGACCTCAGCGTTACAATCTTTATCTGACTCCTTATTACAACTTTGTTTCTTCACTACTAAACGGTTACTAACATGAATCCACAAAGTCTGAACTGCAGtcagttttagtttaaaacaataaaatgaaactgattaCATGAAAGTGTTAGAATTAGAGATGTATACAAAATATTTCTAGTGTTGTCATGATAACAGacttaaacagctagcataaactACAATCACAATGGTCAACTAAGGAACTTTAGACCAAATAATCACAGTACAAAAAAGGTactaataaaaattaacaaacaaaaactgaacattatTTTAAGATTGTTGTTTAGACAAATGTCTTCAAACCAACAAACAATATCAGTGCTTTAACTGATAAAAGCCGTTCAAGAGATGAAGATTTACACACCCGGCATGTGGGGTGTTCTTGACAGCCGTTCTTGAAATGCTATAAGTGAATTATAACTACACACTATGAAGAATTAAAATAGGAAGGGTTAACAATTCTACTTTATTAAGCATTACCAAGTAGCTTATATGTTATTAGCACTTTAGTCACAATTAAAAAGGGTCActagaatgtgtttttatggtatGTCAAGATTTAAttcattaacaattaaaacaacaaaattaagtattaaattatttacaaaccagttattaaaaataaatgttctaaatgtagagtttcatgTGTGaattcatattgtgattattcgcagatataAGTGGTTGTACTAATACTAATACTGAGACTAAAGCACAAATTTATAACGATTATTCTTTTCTTGGTTTGCGATtaataagtaatttttttaatcaattaccAGCCCTAGTTAATAAATGATTTCAAAAACCTTGTTATAATTACCCAtccgcattttttttttttaccgttaACCTGTTGATGGATTATTCATGAATCCATGTTCTTTAAAACCTTCTTTTCTGTGTGAGTTCTTATACGTAAATTAAGATTATATATTCAACTGAAACATTCACGTTCTTAATATGTTTCTGCACGaggaaaaggcttctctcctgtgtgaattCTCCTGTGTGTGAGAtatattttaatcacatttcttacaagaaaaagacccctcctgtgtgagttctagtgtgtctttttaaattagatttttcactaaaggttttgtcacattctttacaagaaaaaggcttttctcccgTGTGAGTTGTCATGTGTGCTTTGAGACTATGCATGTGACTAAAACTCTTATGACATTCTTTACAGGTAAActgcttctctcctgtgtgagttctagtgtgtctttttaaattagatttttcactaaaggttttgtcacattctttacaagaaaaaggcttctctcctgagtgagttctcatgtgtgtttttaaaatggattttttcctaaaacatttgtcacattctttacaggaaaaaggcttctcccctgtgtgagttctcatgtgagTTTTGAGATAAGATATACAAATGAAACTTTTGTCACACTCTTTACAAGAAAacggcttctctcctgtgtgagttctcatgtgtcttttgagattatACAAGTGGCTGAAACTTGTATCACACTCTTTGCAAGAAAAACTCTTTTCTCCtttgtgagttctcatgtgtgcttTCAGATTATGCAagagactaaaacttttatcacattctttacaagaaaaaggcttttctcccgTGTGAGTTGTAATGTGTGCTTTGAGACTATGCATGCGACTAAAACtcttatcacattctttacaggtAAAttgcttctctcctgtgtgagttctcatgtgtgttttgagataaCGTTTCTGACTGAAACTCTTATGACATTCTTTACaggtaaaaggcttctctccagtgtgagttctcatgtgtgaacAAAGATGAGATATTTGACTAAAGCTTGTATTGCATTCTTTACAaggaaaaggcttctctcctgtatgagttctcatgtgtgtttttaaatcagatgtttgtctaaaacttttattacattcttgacaagaaaagggcttttttcctgaatgggttctcatgtgtgatttgagattAGTTAATTTACTAAAACTTTTGGTGCATTCTGTACAAGCAAAAGGCTTTTGATGGATTCCCATGTGAACTCTGAACTGAGACAAGTAACTAAAACCTTTACTGCATTCATTACAGACTATTGGgatcctctgatctctgttctgtggctctgtctcttcatctgtagtTGAAGTAtgttcttcatcctgactatcagctccattaaagctctgctgatcatttagatctgcttcactgtgaaCATGTTCCTCCAAagtaggaatctccatcaaggtttcagtctcctgcttcagatcaaacTGATCTTCATCCTGACTGGTGTAGGAcccctcatcttcctctttaatctgtagagcttctggttcttcctgttcctctttaatctgcagAGCTTCTGGTTCTTcatgttcctctttaatctgagatggttctggttcttgaTGGTCCACTgtgaagttcctctgctggttaCAGGAAACTTCTTCCGTCCTATAATCCTGGGGGAGGACTGCTGGAACACAAACATAGAAAGGAGACCTTATTTACTTTCAAATGACTTAAGATACTATCATAcagtaataatataaaaaaagacatctcAGTGAGAAATTCTACCACTTAAATGTCAAAAGCAAAAAG contains:
- the LOC112140826 gene encoding gastrula zinc finger protein XlCGF57.1-like isoform X1, with translation MSSFDQKDSVSEQLSAAEETFGLCEGTIVQNENEELCGQRRLLDITWNPQLQLHSIAVLPQDYRTEEVSCNQQRNFTVDHQEPEPSQIKEEHEEPEALQIKEEQEEPEALQIKEEDEGSYTSQDEDQFDLKQETETLMEIPTLEEHVHSEADLNDQQSFNGADSQDEEHTSTTDEETEPQNRDQRIPIVCNECSKGFSYLSQFRVHMGIHQKPFACTECTKSFSKLTNLKSHMRTHSGKKPFSCQECNKSFRQTSDLKTHMRTHTGEKPFPCKECNTSFSQISHLCSHMRTHTGEKPFTCKECHKSFSQKRYLKTHMRTHTGEKQFTCKECDKSFSRMHSLKAHITTHTGEKPFSCKECDKSFSLLHNLKAHMRTHKGEKSFSCKECDTSFSHLYNLKRHMRTHTGEKPFSCKECDKSFICISYLKTHMRTHTGEKPFSCKECDKCFRKKSILKTHMRTHSGEKPFSCKECDKTFSEKSNLKRHTRTHTGEKQFTCKECHKSFSHMHSLKAHMTTHTGEKPFSCKECDKTFSEKSNLKRHTRTHTGGVFFL
- the LOC112140826 gene encoding gastrula zinc finger protein XlCGF57.1-like isoform X2, with the protein product MSSFDQKDSVSEQLSAAEETFGLCEGTIVQNENEELCGQRRLLDITWNPQLQLHSIVLPQDYRTEEVSCNQQRNFTVDHQEPEPSQIKEEHEEPEALQIKEEQEEPEALQIKEEDEGSYTSQDEDQFDLKQETETLMEIPTLEEHVHSEADLNDQQSFNGADSQDEEHTSTTDEETEPQNRDQRIPIVCNECSKGFSYLSQFRVHMGIHQKPFACTECTKSFSKLTNLKSHMRTHSGKKPFSCQECNKSFRQTSDLKTHMRTHTGEKPFPCKECNTSFSQISHLCSHMRTHTGEKPFTCKECHKSFSQKRYLKTHMRTHTGEKQFTCKECDKSFSRMHSLKAHITTHTGEKPFSCKECDKSFSLLHNLKAHMRTHKGEKSFSCKECDTSFSHLYNLKRHMRTHTGEKPFSCKECDKSFICISYLKTHMRTHTGEKPFSCKECDKCFRKKSILKTHMRTHSGEKPFSCKECDKTFSEKSNLKRHTRTHTGEKQFTCKECHKSFSHMHSLKAHMTTHTGEKPFSCKECDKTFSEKSNLKRHTRTHTGGVFFL
- the LOC112140824 gene encoding uncharacterized protein LOC112140824, whose amino-acid sequence is MNLQAGGPLFSIESPQSSISQLQLPHCQPERSSDSLSVLHITDDGASLIQPVEVTQTHVIVDVPHLSAFGIVSSIFQMFTTKVNGQALLFLDSMDNLHFIHVILLPSNVPKEEVKEFHSDSKFIKVPSQCVFYKDQTYSCHSDPEGFVIQPSKAEVSANYGPNYDTLFKMRLPSSTEEVTIIIKDEQGQDIWKYTLHKSEMKDHEQQNSSLHTEKLRRKRLAFIEKVSHPTLNTLLLKMCQCGVITSSEEENIRAENHRSERARLLWDTVTNKGASSILIEKLKDEDEFCFEYLMLNINQ